A genomic region of Leptolyngbya sp. NIES-2104 contains the following coding sequences:
- a CDS encoding Crp/Fnr family transcriptional regulator, with protein sequence MPQNRPRPTQNKLLRALSQEEYDRLAPHLEFVTLPFKSVLYEPNQPVDYVYFLNHGVISMVTITEEGETVEAATLGNEGMAGIHILLGVEQVSLQVIAQVAGDGMRMRIDAFRREVTPGTQLYGLLLRYTQALISQLSQTVACNRLHSVEERCCRWLLMCHDRVPSDEFFLTQELLSQMLGVRRASVSVVAAILQKAGLITYSRGRIRILDRQGLENAACECYRLVKTEFDRLLGNQLNDPEE encoded by the coding sequence ATGCCTCAAAATCGTCCCCGTCCTACTCAAAATAAGCTCCTCCGCGCTCTATCTCAGGAAGAGTACGATCGATTAGCGCCGCATTTGGAGTTTGTCACTTTGCCATTCAAGTCAGTCTTGTATGAGCCAAATCAGCCTGTGGATTATGTGTATTTCCTCAATCATGGTGTGATTTCAATGGTGACCATTACCGAAGAAGGCGAAACTGTCGAGGCGGCAACCCTGGGTAATGAAGGCATGGCGGGAATTCATATTCTGCTGGGAGTCGAGCAAGTGTCTTTACAAGTGATCGCTCAAGTTGCAGGCGATGGAATGCGGATGAGAATCGATGCTTTTCGTCGAGAAGTGACACCGGGAACTCAGCTTTATGGATTGCTGTTGCGTTATACCCAAGCATTGATTAGCCAACTATCGCAAACCGTTGCCTGTAATCGGCTGCATTCGGTCGAGGAGCGCTGCTGTCGGTGGTTGTTGATGTGTCACGATCGCGTTCCGAGTGACGAATTTTTCCTCACCCAAGAATTGCTGTCTCAAATGCTTGGTGTGCGGCGTGCCAGTGTGAGTGTCGTGGCGGCAATTTTACAGAAAGCGGGATTGATTACCTACAGTCGCGGACGGATTCGGATTCTCGATCGTCAAGGATTGGAAAATGCGGCTTGTGAGTGCTATCGACTGGTGAAAACGGAATTCGATCGATTACTCGGCAACCAGTTAAACGATCCGGAAGAGTAG